A DNA window from Onthophagus taurus isolate NC chromosome 1, IU_Otau_3.0, whole genome shotgun sequence contains the following coding sequences:
- the LOC111418353 gene encoding annexin B9-like, whose product MGKPTVTPCSPFDPVEDSKALKQAFKGFGSDEEAIINIIAKRTNDQRQQIAKEFKTMYGKDLIKELKSELRGNFEDVIIALMTNPVEFQAKQLHKSISGLGTDEDTIVEILGVHNNNEVIAIREVYEGLYQTSLEKDLKGDTSGTVKRLFVSLATGHRDESEATDKETAYKDAQTLLRAGELFHGTDESTFNAILCQRNRSQLRLIFDEYEKLTDHCFETAIDNEFSGTAKDTLMDLIKCIRDRIGYIAERLHKSMDRIGTDDRTLIRLVVSRSEIDLGDIKEVFEEKYGKSLADFIRDDTSGDYKKCLLEIVG is encoded by the exons ATGGGCAAA CCAACGGTAACTCCTTGCTCCCCATTCGATCCCGTCGAAGATTCGAAAGCGCTAAAACAAGCGTTTAAAGGTTTCGGTTCCGATGAAGAAGCCATCATTAACATTATCGCTAAAAGAACTAATGATCAGCGTCAACAGATTgctaaagaatttaaaactatgtATGGAAAAGATTTGATTAAAGAATTGAAAAGTGAGTTAAGGGGGAATTTTGAAGATGTTATTATTGCTTTGATGACGAATCCTGTGGAGTTTCAAGCTAAACAGCTTCATAAATCCATCAGTGGATTGGGTACTGATGAAGATACCATTGTTGAAATTTTGGGTgttcataataataatgaagttATTGCAATTAGAGAGGTTTACGAAGGCT tgTATCAAACTTCCCttgaaaaagatttaaaaggtGATACATCAGGAACAGTTAAAAGACTGTTTGTGTCATTGGCAaca GGTCATAGAGATGAATCCGAAGCAACTGATAAAGAAACTGCTTACAAAGATGCACAAACTTTACTACGTGCTGGTGAACTATTCCATGGAACTGATGAATCCACTTTTAATGCCATTTTATGCCAAAGAAATCGATCTCAACTTCGCCTCATTTTTGATGAATACGAAAAACTTACAGATCATTGTTTTGAAACTGCCATCGATAACGAATTTTCAGGAACAGCTAAAGATACACTTAtggatttaattaaatgtattaGGGATAGGATTGGATACATTGCCGAAAGACTCCATAAAAGTATGGATCGAATCGGAACTGATGATCGTACTTTGATTCGTTTGGTTGTATCAAGGTCAGAAATTGATTTGGGGGATATTAAAGAAGTGTTTGAGGAAAAATATGGAAAGTCTTTAGCTGATTTTATTAGG GATGATACTTCAGgggattataaaaaatgtttattagaAATTGTTGGATAA